In the genome of Populus trichocarpa isolate Nisqually-1 chromosome 6, P.trichocarpa_v4.1, whole genome shotgun sequence, one region contains:
- the LOC7470675 gene encoding ankyrin repeat-containing protein BDA1, translating to MVLIKIGLEGTMEEMQRRLKEAAVEGNVIALLKLLEEDKLVLDGCATDCFTETPLHISAMLGHLEFTRKILCRKPEFAKELDFLGSSPLHLATANGHLEVVRALLSVNPDMCFAQNRDGRNPLHIAVIKGRVDVLKELVQNKPEAVLHRTARGETVLHLCVKHFQLEALKLLVETIKDYGFINSKDEDGSTVLHLAVADKEIEIISFLIMKTEIEVNAINASGFTVLDIALAQGRRNWKDVDVQDSLHQVGASSAKDLSSTMHRLEAVGAVNLRSEDHFTSLQSRLKRKYQRRQSYGLGEKRNALMIVASLIATMAFQAGISPPGGLWQEDSQGATSNEHHEAGRSIMADKLPAAYNKFVMHNSIAFLASLSVILLLISGLPFRWRFSMWILTAIMWVAITESTFTYLISIYCLSSLHQRRTYIVTVVVLSVVMLGLLSVLLVGHSVRLIAKIVKLGRRLMAPRDRRILFE from the exons ATGGTACTCATAAAGATAGGATTGGAGGGGACTATGGAGGAGATGCAAAGAAGACTTAAAGAAGCAGCGGTGGAAGGGAATGTAATTGCCTTGCTGAAATTGCTTGAAGAAGATAAGCTTGTCCTTGATGGATGTGCTACAGATTGTTTTACAGAGACACCTCTGCACATATCTGCCATGCTTGGACACTTggaatttacaagaaaaatctTATGTCGAAAACCTGAATTCGCAAAAGAACTCGATTTCCTTGGATCATCTCCACTTCACTTGGCAACAGCAAATGGGCACCTTGAAGTGGTGAGAGCACTGCTGTCGGTCAACCCTGACATGTGCTTTGCTCAGAATCGAGATGGCCGGAACCCACTTCATATTGCTGTGATCAAAGGCCGAGTTGATGTCTTGAAAGAATTGGTTCAAAACAAACCCGAAGCTGTTCTTCATCGGACTGCACGAGGTGAGACTGTCCTACATCTCTGTGTCAAACACTTCCAATTGGAGGCATTGAAGCTCCTGGTCGAGACAATCAAAGACTATGGATTTATAAATTCTAAGGACGAGGATGGCTCAACTGTCCTGCACTTAGCGGTAGCCGATAAAGAAATTGAG ATCATAAGTTTTCTGATCATGAAAACCGAGATTGAGGTAAACGCGATAAATGCTAGTGGTTTCACAGTGCTAGACATTGCCTTAGCACAGGGTCGAAGAAATTGGAAAGATGTAGACGTCCAGGATTCCCTGCATCAAGTAGGGGCTTCAAGTGCAAAAGACCTCTCTTCAACAATGCACAGATTGGAAGCTGTTGGGGCCGTGAACTTACGATCAGAAGATCATTTTACAAGCTTACAGTCGCGGTTGAAAAGGAAGTATCAAAGGAGACAGAGCTATGGGTTGGGAGAAAAGCGAAATGCGTTAATGATAGTGGCATCCCTCATCGCAACCATGGCTTTCCAAGCTGGGATTAGTCCACCAGGTGGTCTTTGGCAAGAGGATTCACAGGGGGCAACATCAAATGAACATCATGAAGCTGGCCGGTCCATAATGGCTGATAAGTTACCAGCTGCTTACAATAAATTTGTGATGCACAACTCCATAGCTTTTCTAGCATCTCTCAGTGTGATCTTGCTACTGATAAGTGGCTTACCATTTAGGTGGAGGTTTTCAATGTGGATTCTGACGGCAATCATGTGGGTTGCAATCACCGAATCAACATTTACGTACTTGATTTCCATATACTGTCTGTCTAGCCTTCATCAGCGTAGGACTTACATTGTGACCGTGGTTGTACTCAGTGTGGTGATGCTTGGATTGTTGAGCGTTCTTCTTGTGGGGCACTCTGTCCGCTTGATTGCAAAGATTGTCAAGCTTGGAAGAAGGTTAATGGCGCCAAGGGATCGTCGAATTTTGTTTGAGTGA
- the LOC7462236 gene encoding ankyrin repeat-containing protein BDA1, whose protein sequence is MTRWKFCVHSLRKAQGLFDKSRPLRQMVRVKIDWTMERMEEVQRKLLDAAVEGNVTSLLILLQEDKLFLDRCAVTCPAETPLHIAAMLGHLEFTREILWRKPDLVNELDLHRSSPLHLATANGHLEVVRVLLLVDADLCLVKDRNRWNPLHVAVIKGRIDVLKELVQAKPDAIRTRGQRGETILHLCVKHYQLEALKFLVGITIADTEFVNSEDDDGFTILHLAVADREIEVINYLISESPIQVNALNANGFTALDIVLAQGRRNIKDIDIQNTLREGGAISSKDMPSTMHGLDAIRPNNSTTLNERNCWRKKNWLEERRNALMVVASLIATMAFQAGISPPNGNWQEDRQQPPSQSHEAGRSIMADKMPDDFAFFVGYNTTSFLASISVIILLISGLPFKWRIFTWILMIIMWIAVIATIWTYYISISCLSSRRGESTTAKAGAAVVFYGVMGIVLIGHSIRLIRKIVTFARRSRARRFSRSTTITHANI, encoded by the exons ATGACCAGGTGGAAATTTTGTGTCCATTCTTTAAGGAAGGCTCAAGGTCTCTTTGATAAATCTAGGCCACTGAGACAAATGGTGCGCGTTAAGATAGACTGGACAATGGAGAGAATGGAGGAGGTGCAAAGAAAGCTTCTAGACGCGGCTGTTGAAGGAAATGTAACTTCCTTGCTTATATTGCTTCAGGAAGATAAACTTTTTCTTGATAGATGTGCTGTTACATGTCCAGCAGAGACGCCTCTGCACATAGCTGCCATGCTTGGACACTTGGAATTCACGAGAGAAATTCTTTGGCGAAAGCCTGATTTGGTCAACGAGCTAGACTTGCATAGATCATCTCCGCTTCATTTGGCCACAGCAAATGGCCACCTTGAAGTAGTAAGAGTATTGTTATTGGTGGACGCGGATCTATGCCTTGTTAAAGATCGAAATAGATGGAACCCTCTTCATGTTGCAGTGATCAAAGGCCGAATTGATGTCTTGAAAGAGCTGGTCCAAGCCAAACCTGATGCCATTCGAACCAGAGGTCAGCGAGGCGAAACCATCCTGCATCTCTGTGTCAAACACTATCAATTGGAGGCATTGAAATTCTTGGTAGGGATCACAATTGCTGACACTGAATTTGTAAATTCAGAGGATGATGATGGCTTCACTATCCTACACCTAGCAGTAGCTGATAGAGAAATTGAG GTCATAAATTATCTCATCTCCGAAAGTCCAATACAAGTAAACGCACTGAACGCAAATGGCTTCACAGCTTTGGACATTGTGTTAGCACAAGGCAGAAGAAACATCAAAGATATAGACATTCAAAACACTCTTAGAGAAGGTGGAGCTATAAGTTCCAAGGATATGCCATCAACAATGCACGGATTGGATGCCATCAGGCCCAATAACTCCACAACTCTAAATGAGAGGAATTGTTGGAGGAAGAAAAACTGGCTGGAAGAAAGGAGAAATGCATTAATGGTGGTTGCATCACTAATTGCAACCATGGCTTTCCAAGCTGGAATTAGTCCACCCAATGGTAATTGGCAGGAAGACCGACAACAACCACCATCACAATCACATGAAGCTGGTCGGTCCATAATGGCTGATAAAATGCCAGatgattttgcattttttgtGGGGTACAACACTACAAGTTTTCTAGCATCCATTAGCGTGATCATATTATTGATTAGTGGGCTACCATTCAAATGGAGGATTTTCACGTGGATTTTGATGATTATCATGTGGATCGCAGTTATAGCAACAATCTGGACATACTACATCTCTATATCTTGTTTGTCTAGCCGTCGGGGTGAAAGTACTACAGCCAAAGCTGGCGCCGCTGTTGTATTTTATGGAGTGATGGGCATTGTTCTTATAGGACATTCCATCCGTCTAATACGCAAAATTGTCACGTTTGCAAGAAGGTCAAGAGCAAGGAGATTTTCACGATCAACAACCATAACTCACGCCAACATTTAA
- the LOC7492000 gene encoding pentatricopeptide repeat-containing protein At5g46100, giving the protein MAMPPPAATARTLTRHPRSSELASLVTAITSCLETLNPQNPNPKHINPTHLNQFSPHLDSNLVIEVIKEQQPNPYQALFFFNWASNLNPNPNNYSHNHRCYVAIIDLLLSHSLFPIAKNLLEKHGTFSDLLVSKLIRAYGYSGDTKSAIFWFHKVKEIQQGKCLFSWNAILGVLVKVNQINVAKSFFDQIVNDAVVKPDASTYTTMIRGFCKVGMIDNARKVFDEMICEPNLITCNTLINGYCKKGDMENARIFLCRMMESKDCLPDTVTYSTLIDGYCKKGELNEARKWMDGMLIRGCNPNLWTYNAIIYGLCLRGNVDEARRLLTKMRLNGVKENVATHLSILKGLSVAGKSEEAIGYFSEMIRKGMKLDAKEHEVVITAYCKMRKPDEAISLLKEMQAKGISRSVGSFNAVLRILVEIGELDKAVLLLKQVKNMGCLPNLVSYSTVICGLCRSHGRMQEVAGLVDDMLQDGFEMDATLYSCLVGGFCEAGNEEMAMRAFYDSINKNYVINLQSFSFFVNLMCGKGKVIEAEQIFKDMCRRCSLVDVDSYQRVLDDQLHKHSGRR; this is encoded by the coding sequence ATGGCTATGCCACCACCAGCAGCAACAGCAAGAACCCTAACCCGCCATCCTCGCTCTTCTGAGCTAGCCTCCCTGGTCACTGCCATAACCTCTTGTctcgaaaccctaaacccacaaaaccctaaccctaaacacATCAATCCAACCCATCTAAACCAGTTCTCCCCTCACCTGGACTCCAACTTAGTCATTGAAGTCATCAAAGAACAGCAACCCAATCCTTACCAAGCCCTCTTCTTTTTCAACTGGGCATCAAACCTGAACCCAAACCCAAACAACTACTCTCACAATCACCGATGCTATGTAGCCATCATTGACCTTCTCCTCTCTCACTCGCTTTTTCCCATTGCCAAAAACCTCCTTGAAAAACATGGCACGTTTTCTGATCTTTTAGTTAGTAAACTTATTAGAGCTTATGGGTATAGTGGGGATACTAAAAGTGCAATCTTTTGGTTTCATAAAGTGAAAGAGATTCAACAAGGGAAGTGCTTATTTTCTTGGAATGCTATTTTGGGTGTGTTAGTGAAAGTCAATCAGATTAATGTAGCAAAGTCATTTTTTGATCAAATTGTGAATGATGCCGTTGTAAAGCCTGATGCTTCAACTTATACAACAATGATTAGAGGGTTTTGCAAAGTGGGTATGATTGACAATGCTAGGaaagtgtttgatgaaatgattTGTGAGCCTAATTTGATTACTTGCAATACCTTGATTAATGGTTATTGTAAGAAAGGTGATATGGAGAATGCAAGGATATTTTTGTGTAGGATGATGGAGAGTAAGGACTGTTTGCCAGATACGGTTACTTATAGTACTCTGATTGATGGTTATTGTAAGAAAGGGGAATTGAATGAGGCAAGGAAGTGGATGGATGGGATGTTGATTCGGGGTTGCAACCCGAATTTATGGACCTATAATGCTATTATTTATGGTTTGTGTTTGAGAGGAAATGTTGATGAGGCTAGGAGGTTGCTGACAAAGATGAGACTGAATGGGGTGAAAGAAAATGTTGCAACTCATTTGAGTATTTTGAAGGGCCTTTCCGTTGCGGGGAAGTCGGAAGAAGCTATTGGATATTTCAGCGAGATGATTAGAAAAGGAATGAAACTTGATGCAAAAGAGCATGAAGTTGTGATTACTGCGTATTGCAAGATGAGGAAACCCGATGAAGCAATTTCCCTTTTGAAGGAAATGCAGGCTAAGGGCATTAGTCGGAGTGTTGGAAGTTTCAATGCTGTGCTTAGGATTCTTGTGGAGATTGGGGAGCTTGATAAAGCAGTTCTTCTTCTTAAACAAGTGAAGAATATGGGATGCCTTCCAAATTTGGTGTCGTATAGCACCGTGATATGTGGTCTTTGCAGGTCCCATGGTAGGATGCAAGAAGTTGCAGGTCTTGTAGATGACATGCTTCAGGATGGTTTTGAGATGGATGCGACCTTGTATAGTTGCTTAGTCGGTGGTTTCTGTGAAGCTGGCAATGAGGAAATGGCAATGCGTGCCTTTTATGACTCAATTAATAAGAATTATGTCATTAATTTGCAgagcttttcattttttgtcaACCTGATGTGTGGAAAGGGAAAGGTTATCGAGGCTGAACAAATATTCAAGGATATGTGTAGGAGATGCTCGTTAGTTGACGTGGACAGTTACCAGAGGGTCCTAGATGATCAATTGCATAAACACTCAGGGAGAAGATGA
- the LOC7470674 gene encoding uncharacterized protein LOC7470674 isoform X2: MNHEGVRGFYRGFGTSLMGTIPARALYMTALEITKSSVGTATVRLGCSDTTATAIANAAAGLSSAMAAQLVWTPIDVVSQRLMVQDCNASSIKSSKNMIPCSSPCRYVNGIDGFRKILNADGPRGLYRGFGISILTYAPSNAVWWASYSVAHRLVWGCIGCYANKKDENAVNGGGGCGYTPISKEMVAVQGVCAAMASGVSAMITMPLDTIKTRLQVLDGEENGRTRPLTVMQTVKNLVKEGGFAACYRGLGPRWVSMAMSATTMITTYEFLKRLSAKNRESLTS, translated from the coding sequence ATGAATCATGAAGGTGTGAGAGGATTCTACAGGGGCTTTGGTACTTCTTTGATGGGTACAATCCCAGCTCGAGCACTTTACATGACAGCACTTGAGATTACCAAGAGTAGTGTTGGGACTGCAACTGTTAGGTTAGGGTGTTCTGATACTACTGCAACAGCTATTGCTAATGCTGCTGCTGGGTTGAGTTCTGCCATGGCTGCACAGCTAGTTTGGACCCCAATTGATGTTGTGAGCCAAAGACTCATGGTTCAAGATTGTAACGCTAGCAGTATCAAGAGTAGCAAGAATATGATTCCCTGTTCAAGTCCTTGTAGGTACGTGAATGGTATCGATGGCTTTAGGAAGATCTTGAATGCAGATGGTCCAAGAGGGTTGTATAGAGGATTTGGGATATCAATATTGACTTATGCACCATCTAATGCAGTTTGGTGGGCGTCTTATTCTGTGGCTCATAGGCTTGTTTGGGGTTGTATCGGTTGCTATGCcaataaaaaagatgagaatGCTGTAAATGGTGGTGGGGGTTGTGGTTATACGCCTATTTCAAAGGAAATGGTGGCAGTACAAGGAGTGTGTGCAGCCATGGCTAGTGGAGTTTCGGCTATGATTACTATGCCACTTGACACAATTAAGACACGCTTGCAGGTTTTGGATGGAGAGGAAAATGGAAGAACAAGGCCGTTGACAGTTATGCAAACAGTTAAGAATTTGGTGAAGGAAGGTGGTTTTGCAGCTTGTTATAGAGGTCTGGGACCAAGGTGGGTTTCAATGGCTATGTCTGCAACAACCATGATCACAACATACGAGTTTTTGAAACGGTTATCTGCCAAGAACAGAGAGAGCTTGACCTCATGA
- the LOC7496695 gene encoding PHD finger protein ALFIN-LIKE 4: protein MDGGASYNPRTVEEVFRDFKGRRAGMIKALTTDVEEFYQQCDPEKENLCLYGFPSEQWEVNLPAEEVPPELPEPALGINFARDGMQEKDWLSLVAVHSDAWLLSVSFYFGSRFGFDKADRKRLFNMINDLPTVFEVVTGTAKKQVKEKSSVSNHSSNKTKSNSKRGSESQGKFSKVMQAKDEDGEGLDEEDEEEHGETLCGACGENYASDEFWICCDICEKWFHGKCVKITPARAEHIKQYKCPSCSNKRARP, encoded by the exons ATGGACGGCGGGGCATCTTATAATCCTCGCACGGTGGAGGAAGTCTTTAGGGATTTTAAAGGTCGAAGAGCTGGCATGATTAAAGCTCTTACTACTG ATGTTGAAGAGTTTTACCAGCAGTGTGATCCTg AGAAGGAAAATCTCTGCCTTTATGGATTTCCTAGCGAGCAGTGGGAGGTCAATTTACCTGCTGAAGAGGTGCCTCCTGAGCTTCCAGAGCCTGCTTTAGGTATCAACTTTGCCAGAGATGGGATGCAAGAAAAGGACTGGTTGTCTCTGGTTGCTGTTCACAGTGATGCATGGTTACTTTCTGTGTCCTTCTATTTTGGGTCTAGGTTTGGATTTGACAAAGCGGATAG AAAACGCCTTTTCAACATGATAAATGATCTTCCAACAGTGTTTGAGGTTGTGACTGGAACGGCCAAGaaacaagtaaaagaaaagtCATCAGTTTCAAATCACAGCagcaataaaactaaatcaaactcTAAG CGAGGCTCTGAATCCCAAGGCAAGTTTTCAAAGGTAATGCAAGCAAAAGATGAAGACGGCGAGGGCttggatgaagaagatgaagaagagcaTGGAGAGACACTATGTGGTGCTTGTGGAGAAAACTATGCCTCTGATGAGTTCTGGATTTGCTGTGACATCTGCGAAAAGTGGTTCCATGGAAAATGTGTGAAGATCACCCCAGCAAGGGCTGAGCATATTAAGCAGTACAAATGCCCATCTTGCAGCAACAAAAGAGCACGGCCTTGA
- the LOC7470674 gene encoding uncharacterized protein LOC7470674 isoform X1: protein MSLSAAEDNSASEIHLPADIDWHMLDKSKFFFFGAALFSGVSAALYPIVVLKTRQQVLPTQISSLKLSLSIMNHEGVRGFYRGFGTSLMGTIPARALYMTALEITKSSVGTATVRLGCSDTTATAIANAAAGLSSAMAAQLVWTPIDVVSQRLMVQDCNASSIKSSKNMIPCSSPCRYVNGIDGFRKILNADGPRGLYRGFGISILTYAPSNAVWWASYSVAHRLVWGCIGCYANKKDENAVNGGGGCGYTPISKEMVAVQGVCAAMASGVSAMITMPLDTIKTRLQVLDGEENGRTRPLTVMQTVKNLVKEGGFAACYRGLGPRWVSMAMSATTMITTYEFLKRLSAKNRESLTS, encoded by the coding sequence ATGAGTTTGAGTGCTGCCGAGGATAATTCGGCGTCAGAGATTCATCTACCAGCTGATATAGATTGGCATATGCTTGACAAgtccaagtttttcttttttggagcAGCTTTATTTTCAGGCGTATCAGCTGCTCTTTACCCTATTGTTGTTTTAAAGACTAGGCAACAGGTTTTGCCTACTCAAATTTCGTCTCTCAAATTGTCATTGTCAATTATGAATCATGAAGGTGTGAGAGGATTCTACAGGGGCTTTGGTACTTCTTTGATGGGTACAATCCCAGCTCGAGCACTTTACATGACAGCACTTGAGATTACCAAGAGTAGTGTTGGGACTGCAACTGTTAGGTTAGGGTGTTCTGATACTACTGCAACAGCTATTGCTAATGCTGCTGCTGGGTTGAGTTCTGCCATGGCTGCACAGCTAGTTTGGACCCCAATTGATGTTGTGAGCCAAAGACTCATGGTTCAAGATTGTAACGCTAGCAGTATCAAGAGTAGCAAGAATATGATTCCCTGTTCAAGTCCTTGTAGGTACGTGAATGGTATCGATGGCTTTAGGAAGATCTTGAATGCAGATGGTCCAAGAGGGTTGTATAGAGGATTTGGGATATCAATATTGACTTATGCACCATCTAATGCAGTTTGGTGGGCGTCTTATTCTGTGGCTCATAGGCTTGTTTGGGGTTGTATCGGTTGCTATGCcaataaaaaagatgagaatGCTGTAAATGGTGGTGGGGGTTGTGGTTATACGCCTATTTCAAAGGAAATGGTGGCAGTACAAGGAGTGTGTGCAGCCATGGCTAGTGGAGTTTCGGCTATGATTACTATGCCACTTGACACAATTAAGACACGCTTGCAGGTTTTGGATGGAGAGGAAAATGGAAGAACAAGGCCGTTGACAGTTATGCAAACAGTTAAGAATTTGGTGAAGGAAGGTGGTTTTGCAGCTTGTTATAGAGGTCTGGGACCAAGGTGGGTTTCAATGGCTATGTCTGCAACAACCATGATCACAACATACGAGTTTTTGAAACGGTTATCTGCCAAGAACAGAGAGAGCTTGACCTCATGA